A stretch of Henckelia pumila isolate YLH828 chromosome 4, ASM3356847v2, whole genome shotgun sequence DNA encodes these proteins:
- the LOC140894310 gene encoding uncharacterized protein: MSHISCLVLVLLCSFHACNARSLGVVNKEPTQDHFHSKRQENNAGKLNDTGVLSQHDKQYSSLPKVSEGAKKEYKSKDVIMVNSANSKDGGNKDDPKAKGDQIHVPDSGKNESLASVSWKVPNKKREDPEPGFNLDYLPPKTHPPIHN, from the exons aTGTCGCACATATCTTGTCTTGTATTAGTTCTTTTGTGTTCATTCCATGCATGTAATGCTAGAAGTCTTGGAGTGGTGAATAAGGAGCCTACACAGGATCACTTTCACTCAAAAAGACAG GAAAATAATGCTGGGAAGTTGAATGACACGGGGGTTTTGAGTCAACATGACAAGCAGTACTCTTCACTACCTAAAGTATCCGAGGGGGCGAAAAAGGAGTACAAATCCAAGGATGTGATTATGGTTAACAGTGCTAATTCCAAAGACGGAGGAAATAAGGATGATCCAAAGGCGAAAGGCGATCAGATACATGTACCGGATTCCGGAAAAAACGAGTCTTTAGCTAGTGTATCTTGGAAGGTGCCTAACAAGAAAAGAGAAGATCCTGAACCAGGGTTTAACTTAGATTATTTGCCGCCGAAAACTCATCCTCCGATTCACAACTGA